The sequence TGCCACAGCATCGCGCAAGCGCCGCGCATCCACAAGTCGGCCCATGGTCAGGCCGCTCTGTTGTCGGCGACTTTGTCACCGGCATCCAACAGCCCAAGCCTCGGCCGCACCCAGGCGGCGAAGCGGCCGATCGCATCGTCGGCTTCCGGCGCCCGGCCGGCCATCATCTGGAACGAGTGCAGCATGCCGTCGAAGACGTCGAGGCGCGTCTCGATGCCGGCCTGCCGCGCCCGCTCGGCGAACATGCGGCTTTCGTCGACCAGCGTCTCGTCGGCGCCGGCCTGCAGGAAGACGGGCGGAAAACCGCTCAAATCGGCATAGAGCGGGCTGACCTCCGGATCGAGCCGATCGTAGTCGCCAATGAAGTTGGTCACCAGCCAGTCGACGCCGCCCTTGGCGAAGAAAGGATCCTTCTCGCGGTTGGTTTCGTAGCTGGCAGCGGTCAGCGCCATGTCGAACCAGCCGGACATCATCAGCGTGGCGGCCGGCAGCGGCCGACCTTGCGCGCGCAGCCGCTGCAGGACGCCATAGGTCAGCACCGCGCCGCAGGAATCGCCCGCAAGCGCGATCGCTTTTGCGTCGAAGCCTTGGTCGATGAGCCAGTTCCAGGCTGCCATCGCCGCCTCGAGTTGGGCCGGATACTTGCCCTGGTTCGCCAGCGGATAGCCGTAGACCAAGGCCCGGCAGCCGACGGCCTTGGCCAGATGGCCGACCAGCTTGCGGTGGGTGTAGATCGAGCCGCCAAGGAAGCCGCCGCCATGCGCGTAAAACAGCACGCGCCCCTCGTCGGCGCCCTTCGGCACGATCCAAAGGGCCGGCACGCCGCCGGCATCCACTTCGATATAATCGACGCCACCGGGTTCGCCGGTCAGCGCCGTCCAACTGGCATCGTTGAACTCGACGAACGCCTGCGGGCTGGCCATTTTGCCGGCATTGGCGGCGATCGCCGCGTAATGGTTTCTGTTTGCCTCGCTCTCGATGCTCGCCATGATGGTCTCCCAGGGTTGTGGATCGCGGATTGCGACCTTCCAAGCCAGAGACGGATGGGCAGAGAAAAAGGATACGTCAGATCAGGATTTTCTCTCTCCTCACCCCGCCGGCGCGTAGCGGTTGACCACCATGCCGCAGGCATAGGCCTTCGAGCCGAGCAGCCGGAGATTTTGAAAACCGCCCTGGTCGAAGATGCGGCGTCCCGCGCCCAGCACGGCCGGATTGACGAACAGCTGGAACTCGTCGACCAGCCCGGCCGCGATCAGCGACGAGGCGAAGCCGGCACCGCCGAAGACGGCCATGTCGCCGCCCTCGCCCGCCTTCAGCGCCTCGACTTCGCCTGGCAGGTCGCCGCTCACCACGATCGTGCGCTCCCAGCGCGAGGTTTTCAGCCTGTCGCTCGGCACCACCTTTTTGGCCTCCACGATACGTTGGGCGAAGGCGTAGAATGGATCGCGGGGAAACTTCTTCGCCGCATTGCCCCAATGGGTGAGATACCCCTCCTCCGCCATCTTGCGGCTGAGCAGGATGGTATCGATGCCGGCGAAGACGGCGTTGAAATCCTGTTTCAGTTCCTCGTCCCAACTGATGTCGTCGCCCCATTGCCAGAGCTGCCAGCGATGGTCTTCGTTCGCTCCGACAAAACCGTCGACCGACATCTGCATCTGCAGGATCAGCTTTTTCATCGTCGTCTCCTCGTTTGTCAGGCTCATGGGAAATCGCTTTACTTTCGGAACCATTGACGTGTGGGAAAAATGATGTCAAGAGTAAAGTGATTTAAAAATGGAACCATAGACATGTCGACGCGTGACAGATCCGGCTGCCCGATCAATCTGTCGCTCGAACTGCTCGGCGACCGCTGGACGCTGCTCATCATCCGCGACCTGGTCTTCGCCGGGAAAAAGCATTTTCGCGAATTCCTTCAGTCCGATGAAGGCATCTCCTCGCGTACGCTGGCCGAGCGGCTGCAGACGCTGCAGGACGAAGGCATCCTCACCCGCAGCGGCGACCCGACCCACGGGCTGAAGGCGATCTACCGGCTGACGGAAGCCGGCATCGACCTTCTGCCGGTGCTGGCCGCGCTCGGCGCCTGGGGCAGCAAGCACCGCAAGGCCGATGATCATCTCGCCCGCATCGCCGACGAGTTGGCGGCCGGCGGCGAGCCGGCGCTGGAACGATTGAAGGCAGCGCTGCGGGCCGAGCATCTGGCAAAAACGTGATCGCCGAAGCTGTTGGAGGATGCCCCGAGGGGGGGTTGCCCAACTGCGCGACGGATCATCATCGATCATCATACGCATCGTGAAGGCGGACCCAATCGCCCAGCGTATGGGATGGGCCATTTTCATTGCGGCCGATGGGAGTGAGGTCAAGATAGCTATAGGTCCCGATCAGGTTCTCGCCGCCCCGGCCCCGCACCTGGAACGTGCAGTAAATCTTGCCATCGTCG is a genomic window of Mesorhizobium huakuii containing:
- a CDS encoding alpha/beta hydrolase; protein product: MASIESEANRNHYAAIAANAGKMASPQAFVEFNDASWTALTGEPGGVDYIEVDAGGVPALWIVPKGADEGRVLFYAHGGGFLGGSIYTHRKLVGHLAKAVGCRALVYGYPLANQGKYPAQLEAAMAAWNWLIDQGFDAKAIALAGDSCGAVLTYGVLQRLRAQGRPLPAATLMMSGWFDMALTAASYETNREKDPFFAKGGVDWLVTNFIGDYDRLDPEVSPLYADLSGFPPVFLQAGADETLVDESRMFAERARQAGIETRLDVFDGMLHSFQMMAGRAPEADDAIGRFAAWVRPRLGLLDAGDKVADNRAA
- a CDS encoding dihydrofolate reductase family protein — encoded protein: MKKLILQMQMSVDGFVGANEDHRWQLWQWGDDISWDEELKQDFNAVFAGIDTILLSRKMAEEGYLTHWGNAAKKFPRDPFYAFAQRIVEAKKVVPSDRLKTSRWERTIVVSGDLPGEVEALKAGEGGDMAVFGGAGFASSLIAAGLVDEFQLFVNPAVLGAGRRIFDQGGFQNLRLLGSKAYACGMVVNRYAPAG
- a CDS encoding winged helix-turn-helix transcriptional regulator → MSTRDRSGCPINLSLELLGDRWTLLIIRDLVFAGKKHFREFLQSDEGISSRTLAERLQTLQDEGILTRSGDPTHGLKAIYRLTEAGIDLLPVLAALGAWGSKHRKADDHLARIADELAAGGEPALERLKAALRAEHLAKT